Proteins from a genomic interval of Niabella soli DSM 19437:
- a CDS encoding ROK family protein — protein sequence MQKRLIYKRLVLKEFYYAGALSCAELSVRIGKSIPFTTQLLNDLVAEDLVTEEGLAPSNGGRRPALYSVKPDAMYIVAVAMDQMVTRVAIMDINNKPVAAPYQYELQLDHNTDALYHLKEAIEESIKKTRIPRKKILGVGIGMPGFIDSQRGINYSFISVEDNSISAYLKAQLGVPVYIDNDSSIIALAEQHFGAAMGCRNALVINIGWGIGLGMILDNQLYRGSNGFAGEFSHIPFFNNNKICSCGKRGCLETETALQVIVEKAAEGLKQHATATFLKKDFRTGSIEKDWQALAEAAQMGDEYVIRLISTAGYDIGRGVAVLIHLFNPELIVLSGRGAQAGRMWQAPVLQAVNDNCIPRLVGNTLVKMSTLGHRAELVGAAALVLENLTKPGTKSKKTTETIVINKP from the coding sequence ATGCAGAAACGATTGATATATAAACGATTGGTTTTAAAAGAGTTTTACTATGCTGGTGCGCTTTCCTGTGCGGAATTGAGTGTCCGTATTGGTAAGAGCATCCCCTTTACTACTCAACTGTTGAATGATCTGGTGGCTGAGGATCTGGTTACGGAAGAGGGGCTGGCGCCTTCCAATGGCGGACGCCGGCCGGCGCTGTATTCCGTAAAGCCGGATGCGATGTATATCGTGGCGGTGGCCATGGACCAGATGGTTACCCGGGTGGCTATAATGGATATTAATAATAAGCCGGTTGCAGCGCCCTACCAGTATGAGCTGCAACTGGACCATAATACCGACGCGCTGTATCATTTAAAAGAAGCAATAGAAGAAAGCATAAAAAAGACCCGGATCCCCCGGAAAAAGATATTGGGCGTAGGTATCGGTATGCCGGGCTTTATTGATTCCCAGAGAGGTATTAACTATTCTTTTATTTCTGTGGAAGACAACAGTATTTCCGCCTATTTAAAAGCGCAGTTGGGTGTTCCGGTTTATATTGACAATGATTCCAGCATTATTGCACTGGCAGAGCAGCATTTTGGCGCTGCCATGGGCTGCCGGAATGCGCTGGTGATCAATATTGGCTGGGGGATTGGCCTGGGAATGATCCTGGATAACCAGTTGTACCGCGGAAGCAATGGTTTCGCCGGTGAGTTCAGCCATATACCCTTTTTTAATAACAACAAAATTTGCTCCTGCGGTAAAAGAGGTTGTTTGGAAACCGAAACGGCTTTACAGGTTATTGTTGAAAAAGCTGCAGAGGGACTTAAACAGCATGCGACGGCTACCTTCCTGAAGAAGGATTTCCGGACGGGTTCTATAGAAAAAGACTGGCAGGCGCTTGCGGAAGCGGCGCAAATGGGTGATGAGTATGTGATCCGGCTGATCTCCACTGCGGGTTATGATATTGGCAGAGGCGTTGCAGTGCTCATTCATTTATTTAATCCTGAATTAATTGTATTGAGCGGGCGTGGCGCCCAGGCCGGCCGGATGTGGCAGGCCCCGGTATTACAGGCGGTGAACGATAACTGCATTCCCCGCCTGGTGGGCAATACGCTGGTGAAAATGTCGACCCTCGGACACAGAGCCGAGCTGGTGGGCGCGGCGGCGCTGGTGCTCGAAAACCTGACCAAACCGGGTACTAAATCAAAAAAAACAACGGAAACGATTGTGATAAACAAACCATGA
- a CDS encoding M16 family metallopeptidase: MLDRTVPPPIVDAVNFRLQLQPYQKYLLRNGVEVYAVNAGTEEVLQIEWVFDAGNWQEQKNLQAAVTNNLLKNGTETKTAFEINEFFDYYGAYLNRNCYTETAVLSLHCLTKHINELLPAVKELIAQSVFPQKEMDIAIQNMKQKLEVNLKKSSFVAGRLIDVYLFGETHPYGRFSRQEDFDQLTREDLVAFYERQYKNGGFKIFIAGKLPENIDRLLDTWFGDLLNGKSVDQPFAIHPAEQKKYQVINDEKNNQGSLRIARPFVNRHHPDFLKCQVLNVVFGGYFGSRLMANIREEKGYTYGIHSYLLNNRYDNGWMIASEVGRDVSEAAITEVYREMELLRKEPIDAEELLLVKNFMMGSILGDLDGPFHIIARWKNIILNGLEDNFFDHSIRNIKTITAETLLEMADKYLRPEAFYELTVI; encoded by the coding sequence ATGTTAGACAGAACCGTTCCGCCGCCGATTGTGGATGCCGTTAATTTCCGGTTGCAATTACAACCCTACCAGAAGTACCTTCTTAGGAACGGCGTGGAAGTATATGCGGTAAATGCAGGTACAGAAGAAGTGCTGCAGATTGAATGGGTATTTGATGCCGGCAACTGGCAGGAGCAGAAAAACCTGCAGGCAGCGGTTACTAATAACTTGTTGAAAAACGGCACTGAAACAAAAACGGCTTTTGAGATCAATGAATTTTTTGATTATTACGGCGCTTATTTAAACCGCAACTGTTACACGGAAACAGCAGTGCTTTCCCTGCATTGCTTAACCAAACACATTAATGAATTATTGCCGGCGGTAAAGGAATTGATCGCCCAAAGTGTATTTCCGCAAAAGGAAATGGACATCGCCATACAAAACATGAAACAAAAGCTTGAGGTGAACCTTAAAAAAAGCAGCTTTGTTGCCGGGCGATTGATCGATGTATATTTATTTGGTGAAACACATCCCTACGGGCGCTTCAGCCGGCAGGAGGATTTTGATCAATTGACCCGGGAAGACCTGGTTGCTTTTTATGAAAGGCAATATAAAAATGGCGGTTTCAAAATATTTATTGCCGGGAAACTTCCTGAAAATATTGACCGGTTGCTGGATACCTGGTTTGGGGACCTGCTTAACGGGAAATCTGTTGACCAGCCCTTTGCCATCCATCCTGCAGAGCAGAAAAAATACCAGGTCATCAATGATGAAAAAAATAACCAGGGCTCCTTACGCATTGCCCGTCCCTTTGTGAACCGGCATCACCCCGATTTTTTAAAATGCCAGGTGCTGAACGTGGTGTTCGGGGGATATTTCGGCAGCCGGTTGATGGCGAATATCCGCGAGGAGAAAGGCTACACTTATGGTATTCATAGCTACCTGCTGAACAACCGGTACGATAATGGCTGGATGATCGCGTCAGAAGTAGGGCGCGATGTGAGCGAAGCAGCAATAACCGAGGTTTACAGGGAAATGGAGCTCCTCAGGAAAGAGCCAATAGATGCTGAAGAATTGTTACTGGTAAAGAATTTTATGATGGGCTCTATTTTGGGCGACCTCGACGGTCCTTTCCATATCATTGCCCGTTGGAAGAATATTATTTTAAACGGACTCGAAGACAACTTCTTTGATCATTCCATCCGGAATATAAAAACCATTACTGCGGAAACACTCCTGGAAATGGCCGACAAATACCTACGGCCCGAAGCATTTTATGAGCTAACCGTGATCTAG
- a CDS encoding DNA polymerase III subunit — translation MQFTDVIGQEILKRELPELMQENRLAHAILFLGKEGSGALPLALSFAQYIVCEKVNGQKSMVNAGPSLFGDEPAPAGQTTLTDSCGTCPACLKAAAFAHPDIHFSYPVVTKKSGTPPISTDYIAEWREFLKGYPYGNAYDWLQFIGAENKQGNITAQECNDIIKKLNLKSFESEYKILILWLPEYLGNEGNKLLKLIEEPPPNTVFLFVAENESQILGTILSRVQLIKVPLLEDKDMETALIERNKTSPETAARIAAVSQGNYHTALQMAQHADEDWQELLRDWLNAIMKTGPVAQTRWVDESSKLGREKQKQFLLYFNHLLQLAIKIQVFNKAEAGYPEKDVDFAVRLNRISSLEQQQAIIEELDNAAYYIERNANSKMLFMALTIKIYHVIRDKIVFLNE, via the coding sequence CTATTTTGTTTTTAGGCAAGGAGGGAAGCGGTGCATTGCCGTTGGCACTTTCTTTTGCGCAATATATAGTATGTGAAAAAGTGAATGGGCAAAAGTCAATGGTGAATGCTGGGCCATCCTTGTTTGGAGACGAGCCTGCTCCTGCTGGGCAAACGACGCTAACCGATTCCTGCGGAACCTGCCCGGCCTGCTTAAAAGCCGCTGCCTTTGCCCATCCGGATATCCATTTCAGCTACCCGGTAGTGACCAAAAAATCGGGTACACCGCCTATCAGCACTGATTATATTGCAGAGTGGCGGGAGTTTTTAAAGGGCTATCCTTATGGAAATGCCTACGACTGGCTGCAATTTATCGGGGCGGAAAACAAACAGGGGAATATCACCGCCCAGGAGTGTAATGATATTATCAAAAAATTAAATCTGAAAAGCTTTGAAAGCGAATATAAAATATTGATATTATGGCTTCCCGAATACTTGGGTAATGAGGGAAATAAGCTATTGAAGCTGATTGAAGAACCCCCGCCGAATACCGTTTTTTTGTTTGTTGCAGAGAACGAAAGCCAGATCTTAGGCACCATCCTCAGCCGGGTACAATTAATAAAAGTGCCGCTTTTAGAGGATAAGGATATGGAAACGGCGCTTATTGAAAGAAATAAAACCAGCCCGGAAACGGCGGCCCGTATTGCCGCGGTGAGCCAGGGCAATTATCATACGGCCCTGCAAATGGCCCAGCATGCGGATGAGGATTGGCAGGAGTTATTGCGGGACTGGCTGAATGCGATCATGAAAACCGGCCCGGTGGCGCAGACCCGATGGGTTGACGAGAGCAGCAAGCTGGGGCGGGAGAAACAAAAACAGTTTTTGCTGTATTTCAATCATTTATTGCAGCTTGCAATTAAAATACAGGTTTTTAACAAAGCAGAAGCCGGTTATCCCGAAAAAGATGTGGATTTTGCCGTTCGTCTAAACAGGATCAGTTCGCTTGAGCAGCAGCAGGCCATTATTGAAGAGCTGGACAATGCTGCTTATTATATAGAGCGTAACGCCAACAGCAAGATGCTGTTTATGGCATTAACCATTAAAATTTATCATGTCATTAGGGACAAAATCGTATTTTTGAATGAATGA
- a CDS encoding SusC/RagA family TonB-linked outer membrane protein → MNQKKALFVMFALLFGLSSLMAQVKRTITGTITDADGKPVPGATIAVKGTATAVMANDKGEYSVTVEGNPQLEFSSVGFKSQTVKVGNSTNIPVTLSSGAGDLEGVVVTALGVKRQGRSLGYATSTVPAGELVKTAPTNFATALYGKVPGLQVSAAPGGSTAGVVMQLRGVNSISFSSTPLIVLDGVPIRDGGFNNGNYWGDQRVRGNGLIDLNPEDMESVTVLKGAAAAALYGSEGKNGVLVITTKKAKGKGFSVDVNATYFQDQVAYLPRFQNVRGAGFPVPYSDYYGLYKTDANGFASYTQNGTTYRTLPQAGLNFGPLFDGKPILAWDGQVRPYSAQPDRYANLFQKGQNTTQNVAVSSGTDKADIRLSLTHQNFEGVSINSKDEKVNANFTSTVRFSKNYSLDLMINYINQHVHNRPYMVDRMINNFTGMMPSFDNGSWYLNKYRTSLGYKYVTGSDPSLTPDENLRIPNIRTDILDYVWNMMSNNVDEQNNRLISSITNNLTLTKGLTLRGRIATDATFDRTFNKTLSSRPIAYGPSGDYAQSTFNYNILYGDALLTYENKLTEDLDMTAMAGYSGRREKGMRTSVGVNGGLGVENKFDLTASYNTPYNSSGEQTYLTTDAFIGTLNFNYKNYAFIEGTIRRDRTSTMNPSNNSFIYPSVNGSLVLSDLLKLPKVINYAKLRASWGIVGSYPPAYAANVAYNTGNLGVQVDKGTPVLTTSTITSPYGNDLIRPEKKKTLEFGLAVETFNRRLNFDLTYYHDNVSDLLINLQLPQSMGAPSILSNVAQLSNNGYEASVNAVPVRTRDFSWNLTLNYFTNTNKIVKLANGSNEIIHSDNDGNAYQIKSVVGHPIGDIYVHPLLVNDKGQAIITNDGLYQADPNKMISFGNGQVKGAGGILNAFQYKNFALNFNIDLKYGGSVIPTGLFWMNSRGITQESLSYMDAAHGGLSYYLDANGKGVPTSAAAGPKGETVLHDGMLLKGVTSDGKDNTNIISQAYYYWNIYQWGGPQYTPTALYYLAVQKNNYIKMREISLAYTLPGKIASKVWAKRLTVSVFARNPFYLYRTIKDMDAEQLTAGNVWYNNLNNAGSQPSTRTYGAMIRATF, encoded by the coding sequence ATGAATCAGAAAAAAGCATTATTTGTAATGTTTGCTTTGCTTTTTGGCCTCAGCAGTCTAATGGCCCAGGTAAAGCGGACGATTACCGGTACCATTACCGATGCGGATGGCAAACCGGTTCCCGGGGCTACGATTGCCGTTAAGGGAACGGCAACGGCCGTTATGGCTAATGACAAGGGAGAATATTCTGTTACAGTAGAGGGTAACCCCCAGTTAGAATTCAGCTCGGTTGGGTTTAAGAGTCAAACTGTTAAAGTGGGCAATTCCACAAATATCCCCGTGACATTGTCTTCAGGCGCCGGCGACCTGGAAGGTGTTGTGGTAACAGCGCTGGGTGTAAAACGCCAGGGAAGATCGCTTGGTTATGCAACTTCAACGGTTCCTGCCGGTGAATTAGTAAAAACGGCCCCAACGAATTTTGCAACCGCCTTATATGGTAAAGTACCAGGTTTGCAGGTATCAGCCGCTCCCGGAGGTTCAACGGCCGGTGTGGTAATGCAATTAAGAGGGGTGAACTCCATTAGCTTTAGTTCCACTCCATTAATCGTTTTAGATGGGGTACCTATCAGAGATGGAGGATTTAATAATGGCAATTACTGGGGCGACCAGCGGGTAAGAGGAAACGGCTTGATCGACCTGAACCCAGAAGATATGGAAAGTGTAACCGTCCTGAAAGGTGCTGCTGCTGCTGCCTTGTACGGTTCCGAAGGTAAAAACGGGGTTTTGGTAATTACTACAAAAAAAGCAAAAGGAAAAGGTTTTTCCGTGGATGTCAATGCTACTTATTTCCAGGACCAGGTAGCGTATCTGCCGCGGTTTCAGAATGTAAGGGGGGCCGGATTCCCTGTTCCTTATAGCGATTATTATGGTCTTTATAAAACTGATGCAAATGGTTTTGCCAGCTATACGCAGAATGGCACAACGTATCGCACGTTGCCTCAGGCAGGCTTAAACTTTGGACCTTTATTTGATGGGAAGCCTATTTTAGCCTGGGATGGACAGGTGCGGCCCTATTCTGCACAGCCGGACCGGTACGCAAACCTGTTTCAGAAAGGACAAAACACTACTCAAAACGTAGCAGTTAGCAGCGGTACGGATAAAGCAGATATCCGTCTTTCATTGACCCATCAGAATTTTGAGGGAGTGAGCATCAATTCCAAAGATGAGAAAGTGAATGCGAATTTTACCAGCACTGTGCGGTTTAGTAAAAATTATTCATTGGATTTGATGATCAACTATATCAACCAACATGTGCATAACCGTCCTTACATGGTCGATCGCATGATCAATAATTTTACGGGTATGATGCCTTCATTTGATAATGGATCATGGTATTTAAATAAATACAGAACGAGCCTGGGGTATAAATATGTTACAGGCTCTGACCCTAGTCTGACCCCGGATGAAAATCTCAGAATACCTAATATCCGTACTGATATCCTGGATTATGTATGGAATATGATGTCAAACAATGTCGATGAACAAAATAACCGTTTAATATCAAGTATTACCAATAACCTTACACTTACGAAAGGGTTAACACTGCGTGGCAGGATTGCTACTGATGCAACGTTTGATCGAACATTCAACAAGACCCTGTCTTCCCGACCCATTGCTTATGGCCCTTCAGGAGATTATGCGCAGAGCACTTTTAATTATAATATTCTGTACGGGGACGCGTTACTTACTTATGAAAATAAACTTACAGAAGACTTGGATATGACCGCTATGGCAGGGTATAGTGGACGCAGGGAAAAAGGGATGCGTACGAGCGTAGGCGTTAACGGAGGCTTGGGAGTTGAAAATAAATTCGATTTAACAGCATCTTATAATACTCCCTATAACAGCAGCGGTGAGCAAACGTATCTTACAACGGATGCCTTTATTGGTACATTAAATTTCAACTATAAAAATTATGCTTTTATTGAAGGTACGATCAGAAGGGACAGAACCTCTACGATGAACCCAAGCAATAATTCATTTATTTATCCATCGGTAAATGGTAGCTTGGTGTTGTCGGACCTTTTGAAGCTCCCTAAGGTAATCAATTATGCCAAATTGCGGGCTTCCTGGGGTATAGTGGGCAGCTACCCCCCTGCGTATGCTGCTAACGTAGCCTATAACACAGGTAACCTGGGCGTACAGGTTGACAAGGGCACTCCGGTGCTTACTACTTCTACCATTACCAGCCCTTATGGTAATGATCTTATAAGACCTGAAAAAAAGAAAACGTTGGAATTCGGTCTTGCTGTGGAAACGTTTAATCGGAGGTTGAATTTTGATCTGACTTATTATCACGACAATGTATCAGACCTGCTCATCAACCTTCAGCTTCCTCAAAGTATGGGCGCTCCAAGCATACTGTCCAATGTGGCCCAACTGTCAAATAACGGGTATGAAGCAAGTGTCAATGCCGTTCCTGTAAGGACCAGAGATTTTAGCTGGAACCTGACCCTAAACTATTTCACTAATACGAATAAAATTGTAAAACTGGCCAATGGCTCTAATGAAATCATCCATTCGGATAATGATGGCAATGCTTACCAGATCAAATCGGTTGTTGGGCATCCTATAGGAGACATTTATGTGCACCCGCTATTGGTAAATGATAAAGGGCAAGCCATAATAACGAATGATGGTTTGTACCAGGCAGATCCCAATAAAATGATATCTTTTGGTAATGGCCAGGTTAAGGGCGCTGGTGGTATTCTAAATGCATTTCAATACAAAAATTTTGCATTAAACTTTAACATCGACCTTAAATACGGGGGATCCGTTATTCCGACAGGTTTGTTTTGGATGAATAGCAGGGGCATAACCCAGGAGAGCCTTAGTTATATGGATGCTGCGCATGGAGGGCTGAGTTATTATTTGGATGCAAACGGAAAAGGAGTGCCGACATCAGCTGCTGCAGGACCTAAGGGAGAAACCGTGCTGCATGATGGAATGCTGTTGAAAGGAGTTACCAGTGATGGTAAAGACAATACAAATATTATTTCCCAGGCCTATTATTACTGGAATATTTACCAGTGGGGAGGACCTCAATATACACCCACTGCGTTGTATTACCTGGCGGTACAAAAAAACAATTACATTAAAATGAGGGAAATATCGCTTGCCTATACACTGCCGGGAAAAATTGCCAGTAAAGTATGGGCAAAACGCTTAACTGTTTCTGTATTTGCAAGAAACCCCTTCTATCTCTACAGAACTATAAAAGATATGGATGCAGAGCAATTAACAGCAGGGAATGTGTGGTATAATAACCTTAACAATGCAGGCAGCCAGCCTTCTACCAGAACTTATGGCGCGATGATAAGAGCAACCTTCTAA
- a CDS encoding PSP1 domain-containing protein: MGCSGCGTATGGKPKGCKSNGGCSTGGCNRMNAYDWLRNLPVANTDDCCNVVEVSFSKGTRKDFFRNTTLQLFEKGDLITVEGVSGFDVGEISLTGEIVRLQMKKYGVKEENPDMKKVLRLATDRDLDQRRINKEREPEAVIRSRAIAKQLNLNMKISQVEMQADGRKATFFYIADGRVDFRELIKVYAQEFKVKVEMRQIGARQEAGKVGGIGSCGRELCCSTWLTDFKSVNTTVARYQNLSINQTKLSGQCGRLKCCLNYELDTYLDALQGFPNDCDQIKVAKGTAYLIKKDIFKNLMWYTLPDSNKQYPLTIERVRKIKTLNRQNIIPEELEPVEVLSNKPVEAEPEFVDVVGQISLRSLERADKKKRQKQRQQQQGQKPQAGQRPQQGQRPQQPQQKQGQQGQRPDNRQGRPDQQKKVEGNRPQQHKHKPNPNRNRQEAGKPKEQ, translated from the coding sequence ATGGGTTGTTCAGGTTGTGGTACAGCCACCGGCGGAAAGCCAAAGGGTTGTAAAAGCAATGGGGGTTGTAGTACGGGCGGTTGTAACCGGATGAATGCATATGATTGGTTGCGCAATTTGCCGGTAGCCAATACAGATGATTGCTGTAATGTAGTTGAGGTAAGTTTCAGCAAGGGCACAAGGAAAGATTTTTTCCGCAATACCACATTACAATTATTTGAAAAGGGAGACCTTATAACCGTTGAGGGAGTGAGCGGATTTGACGTGGGAGAAATTTCCTTAACAGGCGAAATCGTGCGTCTCCAGATGAAAAAATACGGGGTTAAGGAAGAGAATCCTGACATGAAAAAAGTATTGCGCCTGGCTACAGACAGGGATCTGGACCAGCGCAGGATCAATAAAGAGCGGGAGCCGGAAGCGGTGATCCGCAGCCGGGCTATTGCCAAGCAGTTGAATCTGAACATGAAGATCAGCCAGGTAGAAATGCAGGCAGACGGCAGAAAAGCCACCTTTTTTTATATTGCTGACGGACGTGTTGATTTCAGGGAACTGATCAAGGTATATGCACAGGAATTTAAAGTAAAGGTGGAGATGCGCCAGATCGGTGCCCGTCAGGAAGCCGGAAAAGTGGGCGGCATCGGAAGCTGCGGAAGAGAACTATGCTGTTCTACCTGGCTGACCGATTTTAAATCGGTTAATACCACCGTTGCACGGTATCAGAATCTGTCCATTAATCAAACCAAATTAAGCGGGCAATGCGGCCGTTTGAAATGCTGTCTGAATTATGAGCTGGATACTTATCTGGATGCCCTGCAGGGATTCCCCAATGACTGCGATCAAATAAAGGTTGCAAAAGGTACAGCGTACCTCATCAAGAAAGATATTTTTAAAAACCTGATGTGGTATACGCTACCAGACAGTAATAAGCAATACCCGCTTACAATTGAACGGGTGCGTAAAATAAAAACACTGAACCGTCAGAATATTATCCCGGAAGAACTGGAGCCCGTGGAAGTGTTGAGCAATAAGCCCGTAGAAGCGGAACCCGAATTTGTTGATGTGGTGGGCCAGATAAGCCTGCGCAGCCTGGAGCGTGCCGATAAAAAGAAACGCCAGAAACAAAGACAACAACAGCAGGGGCAGAAACCGCAGGCCGGGCAACGCCCACAGCAGGGCCAGCGTCCGCAGCAACCTCAACAGAAACAAGGGCAGCAGGGGCAACGACCCGACAACCGGCAGGGCCGTCCGGATCAGCAGAAAAAAGTAGAAGGGAATCGTCCGCAACAGCATAAGCATAAACCCAACCCCAACCGTAACCGGCAGGAAGCGGGAAAGCCAAAGGAACAATAG
- a CDS encoding TCR/Tet family MFS transporter, whose product MKRSRSAAIGFIFITMTIDVIGFGLIIPVMPKLIASLKHVSIGEASKWGGYLITTYALMQFIFSPLLGNLSDRFGRRPVILVSLLGFCVDYLILAFAHNYALLFVGRVLSGITGASFTAATAYIADVSTNETRAKNFGLIGAAFGLGFIIGPALGGLLAVWGIRAPFFAAAALCFLNFLYGYFVLPESLKPENRRPFNWAKANPVGSLQLFMKYPAIMDLVLCFFFVFLGGHAVQSNWSFFTMDQFKWTEKQVGISLAIVGALVGGVQGGLIRYTNPRLGNEKSVYIGLLLYALGMALFAFASQGWMMYAFLFPYCLGGIAGPALQAIISAQVPPNEQGALQGGLNSVMSLTSIFGPLLMTQLFYYFSHDKAPVYFPGAPFIAGTLMMLTSAGVAYYVLHLKKKKAKA is encoded by the coding sequence ATGAAACGATCGCGCAGCGCAGCTATTGGTTTTATTTTTATAACGATGACCATCGATGTCATCGGGTTTGGGTTGATCATTCCTGTTATGCCCAAACTGATCGCGTCATTGAAACATGTGTCAATAGGCGAGGCAAGTAAATGGGGCGGCTACCTGATCACCACCTATGCGTTGATGCAGTTTATATTTTCTCCCCTGCTGGGAAACCTCAGCGACCGCTTTGGGCGCAGACCCGTGATACTGGTCTCCTTGCTCGGTTTTTGTGTGGATTACCTGATACTGGCTTTTGCCCATAACTACGCCTTGCTGTTTGTGGGCAGGGTATTATCGGGTATAACGGGGGCCAGCTTTACCGCGGCAACAGCCTATATTGCTGATGTAAGCACCAATGAAACCCGTGCGAAAAATTTTGGACTGATCGGCGCAGCTTTTGGCCTGGGTTTTATCATTGGGCCCGCCCTGGGCGGGTTACTTGCTGTTTGGGGCATCCGGGCGCCGTTCTTTGCCGCTGCAGCACTGTGCTTTCTTAATTTTCTTTATGGTTATTTCGTATTGCCCGAATCATTGAAACCGGAGAACCGGCGGCCCTTTAACTGGGCCAAAGCCAACCCAGTGGGGTCTTTGCAATTATTTATGAAATACCCGGCCATTATGGACCTGGTGCTGTGTTTCTTTTTTGTTTTCCTGGGCGGACATGCAGTTCAAAGCAACTGGAGCTTTTTCACCATGGACCAGTTCAAATGGACCGAAAAGCAGGTAGGCATTTCGCTGGCAATTGTAGGCGCCCTTGTGGGTGGCGTACAGGGCGGACTGATCCGCTATACCAATCCCCGGCTGGGCAATGAAAAAAGTGTATATATCGGTTTGTTACTTTACGCCCTGGGCATGGCCTTATTCGCTTTTGCATCCCAGGGGTGGATGATGTATGCCTTCCTTTTTCCGTATTGCCTGGGAGGTATCGCGGGGCCAGCATTACAGGCAATCATATCTGCGCAGGTTCCGCCCAACGAACAGGGCGCACTGCAAGGGGGCCTGAACAGTGTTATGAGCCTTACCTCCATCTTCGGCCCGCTACTGATGACGCAGCTTTTTTATTATTTCAGTCATGATAAAGCGCCTGTTTACTTTCCGGGAGCGCCCTTTATTGCAGGAACCTTAATGATGCTGACCAGCGCAGGCGTTGCCTACTATGTACTGCATCTGAAGAAGAAAAAGGCTAAGGCCTGA